From the Bacteroidia bacterium genome, one window contains:
- the dnaG gene encoding DNA primase, with amino-acid sequence MRLSESQIQQVRTAADIVDVVGGFVRLRKTGRNFTGLCPFHKEKTPSFNVNPERQIYKCFGCGKGGDVISFIMDMEHVSFMDAVEELAERYGIALQHDDGIRPERKEDMEALYAATRLAARFFFDSLRGASGEAGREYFRRRGWSEETMKTFGLGYAPAGWSNFLDHARAEGIDEHILDLAGLIKLREGGGAYDRFRNRVIFPIIHVTRKVLGFGARALSPEDEPKYLNSPESAIYNKSKVLYGLAQASNAIREAESIIVVEGYADVLSLHQAGIRNVVSTSGTAMTPDQVHAISRYTRNIFFLYDADSAGLRAMLRGIDVILAEDCDARIVQLAAGEDPDSFVMKYGVEAVRERMEQAVSFVDFVTAQLRADGKLDSPEGRAQAVHQIVGMLSKMDDALRREFYIHHIAQTYGIYENLLYQELAKVMKGAKRRERAAVIEEHAPPPADAASESVPKEEFAFCSHLLQAPPEIQAEALHSVRIGHFRSARIRDLLHILFEQEEHDGAVDSNALWNYVQDDAGMHTLLADLLMPRDEVSSGWSRRQNVNPKDHRRVLRDYYKEVLEARVGEQLSRLQERQKQASGPDEENELARRIIALQKAVSSLNGVSLIANFPDIEGEDEMSDGTETSFGF; translated from the coding sequence ATGAGACTTTCGGAATCGCAGATCCAGCAGGTTCGCACAGCCGCCGACATCGTGGACGTTGTCGGCGGCTTCGTGCGTTTACGCAAAACAGGCCGCAATTTCACAGGGCTGTGTCCGTTTCACAAGGAGAAGACGCCGTCCTTCAACGTCAATCCCGAGCGACAGATCTACAAATGCTTCGGTTGCGGCAAGGGGGGAGACGTGATCAGCTTCATCATGGATATGGAGCATGTGTCCTTCATGGACGCGGTGGAAGAACTGGCCGAGCGGTACGGAATAGCGCTGCAACACGATGATGGCATCCGTCCCGAGCGCAAGGAAGATATGGAGGCGCTGTACGCCGCCACGAGGCTCGCCGCGCGCTTTTTCTTCGACAGTCTCAGAGGGGCCTCCGGCGAGGCGGGACGGGAGTACTTCCGGCGTCGCGGATGGTCGGAAGAAACCATGAAAACCTTCGGCCTCGGTTACGCGCCGGCGGGCTGGAGCAATTTTCTCGACCACGCCCGCGCCGAAGGAATCGACGAGCACATTCTCGACCTCGCGGGCCTGATCAAGCTGCGCGAGGGCGGCGGGGCCTATGATCGTTTCAGGAATCGCGTCATTTTTCCCATCATTCACGTCACGCGCAAGGTGCTGGGTTTCGGCGCCAGGGCGCTGTCGCCCGAAGACGAGCCGAAATATCTGAACTCGCCCGAGTCCGCGATTTACAACAAGAGCAAGGTTCTGTACGGACTTGCGCAGGCCTCCAACGCCATACGCGAGGCCGAGTCCATTATTGTGGTCGAGGGGTATGCCGACGTGCTGTCGCTGCATCAGGCCGGGATACGCAACGTGGTATCCACCAGCGGCACGGCCATGACGCCTGATCAGGTGCACGCCATCAGCCGCTACACGCGCAATATTTTCTTTCTCTACGACGCCGACTCCGCCGGGCTCCGCGCCATGCTGCGCGGCATAGACGTGATACTCGCCGAGGATTGCGACGCGCGCATCGTACAGCTTGCCGCGGGCGAGGATCCGGATTCCTTTGTCATGAAATACGGCGTCGAAGCCGTGCGCGAACGCATGGAGCAGGCGGTGTCCTTCGTGGACTTCGTTACCGCGCAACTGCGGGCCGACGGCAAGCTCGACTCGCCCGAGGGACGCGCACAGGCCGTGCATCAAATCGTGGGCATGCTTTCGAAAATGGACGACGCGCTGCGCAGAGAGTTCTACATTCACCACATCGCGCAGACCTACGGCATTTACGAGAATCTGCTGTACCAGGAACTGGCGAAGGTGATGAAGGGGGCGAAGCGCCGCGAGCGCGCCGCCGTCATCGAAGAACACGCACCCCCTCCCGCCGACGCTGCCTCCGAAAGCGTGCCGAAGGAGGAGTTCGCGTTCTGCTCGCATCTCTTGCAGGCGCCGCCGGAAATTCAGGCCGAGGCCCTGCACTCTGTGCGTATCGGGCATTTTCGCAGCGCGCGCATCCGCGACCTGCTGCACATTCTGTTCGAGCAGGAAGAGCACGACGGCGCGGTGGACAGCAACGCGCTGTGGAATTACGTGCAGGACGATGCCGGTATGCACACCCTGCTCGCCGACCTGCTGATGCCGAGGGATGAAGTCAGTAGCGGCTGGAGCAGAAGGCAGAATGTCAATCCCAAGGACCATCGCCGGGTATTGCGCGATTACTACAAAGAGGTGCTGGAGGCGCGCGTCGGGGAACAACTCTCGCGCCTGCAGGAGAGGCAAAAACAGGCATCGGGTCCAGACGAGGAGAACGAGCTTGCGCGACGTATCATCGCGTTGCAGAAGGCCGTATCGAGCCTGAACGGAGTCTCGCTGATAGCGAATTTTCCCGATATCGAAGGGGAGGATGAAATGAGCGATGGTACGGAGACGAGTTTCGGGTTTTGA
- a CDS encoding type II toxin-antitoxin system Phd/YefM family antitoxin, whose product MTTYTYSEARQNLAELLDRARKEGRVRIRRRDGQVFLLIPVTESESPFDIEGVDLDLSMDEIVNAVRESRSRDL is encoded by the coding sequence ATGACAACATACACCTATTCCGAGGCCCGACAGAACCTGGCCGAATTACTGGACCGCGCAAGAAAGGAAGGGCGGGTACGTATCCGCAGGCGGGACGGACAGGTATTCCTGCTCATCCCTGTGACGGAGAGCGAGTCGCCTTTCGACATCGAAGGCGTGGACCTCGATCTCTCCATGGATGAAATTGTGAACGCAGTGCGGGAAAGCCGGTCGAGGGATTTATGA
- a CDS encoding type II toxin-antitoxin system VapC family toxin, translating to MRVLVDTSAVIAVVTNEPHKYAIAKATRGAELLAPTSLHWEIGNAFSAMMKRRRLSLDSAIAAVNEFKKIPIRLIDVDLESSLNIASANGMYASDAYVLAAATAWHAPLLTLDEPLSLVARKLGIPILELLP from the coding sequence ATGCGAGTACTTGTCGATACATCAGCTGTCATCGCCGTCGTCACGAACGAGCCGCACAAATATGCGATTGCGAAGGCGACACGGGGCGCTGAGCTGCTCGCCCCAACATCGCTGCATTGGGAAATCGGCAACGCGTTCTCGGCAATGATGAAACGACGTCGCTTGTCGCTCGACAGCGCCATCGCCGCGGTCAACGAATTTAAGAAAATTCCAATCCGCCTTATCGACGTCGATCTGGAATCGTCATTGAACATCGCATCCGCAAACGGAATGTATGCTTCCGACGCGTACGTCCTTGCTGCTGCCACAGCCTGGCATGCCCCACTTCTTACGCTTGACGAACCTCTATCATTAGTGGCGAGGAAATTAGGAATCCCAATTCTGGAGTTGCTGCCATGA
- a CDS encoding 4a-hydroxytetrahydrobiopterin dehydratase has product MAVLTQTEIEKKLSECTGWSIAEGQLRRTFTAPSFHRAMALAVQAGMLADVADHHPDIDIRYNKVTFALSTHSEGGITQKDFDLAARIDEAFAQ; this is encoded by the coding sequence ATGGCAGTACTGACACAGACGGAAATTGAAAAAAAATTGAGTGAATGTACCGGCTGGTCCATCGCGGAGGGGCAACTGCGGCGTACCTTCACCGCGCCCAGCTTCCACCGCGCGATGGCGCTGGCGGTACAGGCCGGCATGCTGGCCGATGTGGCGGATCATCATCCGGATATCGACATCCGCTATAACAAGGTCACCTTCGCGCTGTCGACGCACAGCGAAGGCGGCATCACGCAGAAGGATTTCGATCTCGCCGCACGGATCGACGAGGCGTTTGCGCAATGA